From Salinibacterium sp. ZJ450, one genomic window encodes:
- a CDS encoding IS481 family transposase, translating into MTKNRIIVTSVVLEGRSKADVARDYGVSSRWVHTLVRRYLEGGWDAIEPRSRRPKRSPTKTKPEIEAEILRLRRELTAQGHDAGPHTIHFHLSTRFDTVPSVATIWRILDRHDLITPQPRKRPRSSYTRFQAELPNETWQSDFTHWHLADSTGVEILTFLDDHSRLALSVTANRVTTGQIVVADFRRNVEEYGPPASTLTDNGLVFTTRVRGGKNAFENDLRLLGITQKNGRPNHPQTQGKVERFQQTMKNWLAKQPPASTLTELQHHLDQFRDYYNTQRPHRSLDRKTPAQAYAALGKAGPSGTVDGHWRIREDRVDATGSITLRYNSKLHHIGIGRAHKHTRVKVLVHDRHIRVIATTTGQLLRELILDPTRDYQPQKQQNPHSGE; encoded by the coding sequence GTGACGAAAAACCGAATCATCGTGACCAGTGTCGTTCTCGAGGGCCGGTCAAAGGCCGACGTCGCCCGCGACTACGGCGTCTCCTCCCGATGGGTGCACACCCTGGTGCGGCGATACCTCGAGGGAGGCTGGGACGCCATCGAGCCACGCTCCCGCCGGCCCAAAAGGAGCCCAACCAAGACCAAGCCGGAGATCGAAGCGGAGATCCTCCGACTGCGCCGGGAGCTCACCGCGCAAGGCCATGACGCCGGCCCACACACCATCCACTTCCACCTGAGCACCCGATTCGACACCGTTCCCTCGGTCGCCACGATCTGGCGAATCCTGGACCGCCACGACCTCATCACTCCGCAACCCCGGAAGCGCCCGCGCTCCTCATACACTCGGTTCCAGGCCGAACTGCCCAATGAGACCTGGCAATCCGACTTCACCCACTGGCACCTGGCCGACTCCACCGGAGTGGAGATCCTGACCTTCCTCGACGACCACTCCCGACTCGCCCTCTCGGTCACCGCCAACCGCGTCACCACCGGCCAGATCGTGGTCGCCGACTTCCGCCGAAACGTTGAAGAATACGGGCCGCCCGCCTCCACCCTGACCGACAACGGGCTGGTGTTCACCACCCGCGTCCGCGGCGGCAAGAACGCCTTCGAGAACGACCTGCGCCTGCTCGGCATCACCCAGAAGAACGGCCGACCCAACCACCCGCAAACCCAGGGCAAGGTCGAGCGGTTCCAACAGACGATGAAGAACTGGCTCGCCAAACAGCCGCCCGCCAGCACCCTCACCGAGCTGCAACACCACCTCGACCAGTTCCGGGACTACTACAACACCCAGCGCCCGCACCGCTCACTGGACCGGAAAACACCCGCCCAGGCCTACGCCGCACTCGGCAAAGCCGGCCCCTCCGGCACCGTCGACGGGCACTGGCGGATCCGCGAAGACCGCGTAGACGCGACCGGCTCAATCACCCTGCGTTACAACTCCAAGCTGCACCACATCGGAATCGGCCGCGCCCACAAACACACCCGCGTCAAGGTCCTCGTCCACGACCGACACATCCGAGTCATCGCCACCACAACCGGACAGCTGCTCCGCGAACTGATCCTCGACCCCACCCGCGACTACCAACCCCAGAAACAACAAAACCCCCACTCCGGAGAGTGA
- a CDS encoding DUF1801 domain-containing protein — MDSREIGKSEVQKPATRSAAPGDAAWALPEAMTGRASPAKAAVGDKPVFAYIASLPQPQRGIAEAVDALAAKTLPDLQRSVKWGMAYYGVGDGWCFSCGGFAGHVKLMFVNGTALEPVPPVTPVGMGKSTRGVELESVDDLDERQIAVWMTQVTSVPGIGARNVSNR, encoded by the coding sequence GTGGACAGCAGGGAGATCGGCAAGAGCGAAGTCCAGAAACCGGCCACGCGCTCCGCGGCACCCGGCGACGCGGCCTGGGCGCTGCCGGAAGCCATGACAGGCAGGGCAAGCCCCGCGAAAGCGGCGGTCGGCGACAAGCCGGTCTTCGCATACATCGCCAGCCTGCCGCAGCCGCAACGCGGCATCGCCGAAGCGGTGGATGCGCTGGCAGCCAAGACGCTGCCCGATCTCCAGCGATCCGTGAAGTGGGGCATGGCGTACTACGGAGTCGGCGACGGGTGGTGCTTCAGCTGCGGCGGCTTCGCCGGCCACGTCAAGCTCATGTTCGTCAATGGCACAGCGCTCGAGCCGGTACCGCCGGTGACGCCGGTGGGGATGGGCAAGTCGACGCGGGGCGTGGAGCTCGAGTCCGTGGACGACCTCGACGAACGCCAGATCGCGGTATGGATGACACAAGTCACGTCCGTACCAGGTATCGGGGCAAGAAACGTGAGTAACCGCTGA
- a CDS encoding NYN domain-containing protein — MAQPNDLLAVLVDADNVPPSKIGAVLAEVARFGTASVKRVYGDWTKPNLGSWKPVASEHVIQPMQQFANTIGKNATDSALIIDALYTRRFHGFCIVSSDSDFTRLASRIREEGVTVYGFGERKTPEAFRNACDRFTYLDVLDEPAAESTSAALTRVLPPKLRSDTRLVAGLRTSVTTASGEDGWANLSAVGQLMRKQHPDFDSRNWGFEKLSDLVRATELFLIETRPAGGLQVQNRKKNGD; from the coding sequence ATGGCGCAGCCGAACGACCTCCTCGCCGTCCTTGTCGACGCTGACAATGTGCCGCCATCAAAGATCGGTGCAGTCCTTGCCGAGGTCGCACGATTCGGCACTGCCTCGGTCAAGCGGGTCTACGGCGACTGGACCAAGCCGAACTTGGGCAGTTGGAAACCTGTTGCGAGCGAGCACGTGATTCAGCCGATGCAGCAATTTGCCAACACGATCGGCAAGAACGCGACCGACAGCGCACTGATCATCGATGCCCTCTACACGCGTCGATTCCACGGGTTCTGCATCGTGTCATCCGACAGTGACTTCACCCGTCTGGCATCCCGCATTCGCGAGGAAGGCGTCACCGTCTATGGGTTCGGAGAGCGGAAGACGCCCGAAGCGTTCCGCAACGCGTGCGATCGATTCACATACCTCGACGTGCTCGACGAGCCGGCAGCGGAGAGCACCTCTGCAGCGCTTACGCGCGTTCTGCCCCCGAAACTGCGTAGCGACACCAGACTTGTCGCCGGGCTGCGGACGAGTGTCACCACCGCATCGGGAGAAGACGGATGGGCGAACCTTTCTGCTGTGGGCCAGCTGATGCGGAAGCAACATCCCGACTTCGACTCACGAAACTGGGGGTTCGAAAAACTCTCCGACCTGGTTCGAGCGACGGAACTCTTCCTCATCGAGACCCGCCCCGCCGGGGGGTTGCAGGTACAGAACAGAAAGAAGAACGGCGACTGA
- a CDS encoding collagen-like protein, giving the protein MTDDANPQGTPPASPTPPDPASDATATTTETQSKKKPAGVTQGMLIWVGIAVVVLSFVAAFLGSWLARSVDSNEAVATPTPTPTSAEIDAAAFEEAIKEILPAGSAVRAGTGVPESGKGYEGDVYIDISNSNVYLFQDGDWTQVGNIRTSAAENLTGTTGPAGETGATGDTGATGETGAPGAPGTQVLLGVGEPDPKTCTTDGDIYIDTTPVSFYECDAGDWTLFGPPTDGATPTPEPTEPPAEG; this is encoded by the coding sequence ATGACTGACGACGCCAACCCGCAGGGCACACCTCCCGCATCGCCCACCCCGCCGGACCCGGCATCCGATGCGACCGCGACGACGACAGAGACACAGTCCAAGAAGAAGCCGGCGGGTGTGACGCAAGGGATGCTCATCTGGGTGGGCATCGCGGTCGTCGTGCTGTCGTTCGTCGCGGCGTTCCTCGGGTCCTGGCTCGCGCGGTCGGTCGACTCGAACGAGGCGGTCGCGACGCCAACGCCGACGCCGACCTCCGCCGAGATCGACGCGGCCGCTTTCGAGGAGGCGATCAAGGAGATCCTCCCGGCCGGGTCCGCGGTTCGAGCCGGCACCGGCGTGCCCGAGTCGGGCAAGGGCTACGAGGGCGACGTCTACATCGACATCTCCAACTCCAACGTCTACCTCTTCCAGGACGGCGACTGGACGCAGGTCGGGAACATCCGCACCTCGGCCGCCGAGAACCTGACGGGCACAACCGGCCCCGCTGGCGAGACCGGAGCGACCGGTGACACGGGCGCCACAGGTGAGACCGGCGCACCCGGTGCGCCCGGCACGCAGGTGCTGCTCGGCGTCGGCGAGCCGGATCCGAAGACGTGCACGACCGACGGCGACATCTACATCGACACCACGCCGGTGTCGTTCTACGAATGCGACGCCGGCGACTGGACGCTCTTCGGCCCCCCGACCGACGGCGCCACGCCGACGCCCGAGCCCACCGAGCCGCCCGCCGAGGGCTGA
- a CDS encoding aminopeptidase P family protein: protein MARVVDDAVGAGLDGVIVTPGPDLLWLTGYQPTAITERLTMLVLGPNVRPTLLVPVLERPDAEAAEGSPGVAIVDWVDGTDPYQAASRLLQRDGRFGLSDSAWAMHLLGLQAALPDTRYRAFSQSLPMMRAVKDANELGRLAMAGAAADATYGEIVKLRFAGRRETEVAADLARLLREFGHEQVDFTVVGSGPNGANPHHEAGDRVIEQGDAVVLDFGGLMYGYGSDTTRTVCVGEPSAQVREVHEVVRRAQQAAFEAVRPGVPCQEIDRVARAVITEAGYGEQFIHRTGHGIGVTTHEPPYMVEGEEQRLRPGMCFSIEPGIYLAGRFGVRIEDIVTVTDSGGERFNNTDHALRIVE, encoded by the coding sequence ATGGCTCGTGTGGTCGACGACGCGGTCGGGGCGGGACTTGACGGCGTCATTGTGACGCCAGGGCCGGACCTGTTGTGGCTCACGGGCTACCAGCCCACCGCCATCACCGAGCGGCTGACGATGTTGGTTCTCGGCCCCAACGTGCGCCCGACGCTGCTCGTGCCCGTATTGGAGAGGCCCGATGCGGAAGCGGCCGAAGGCTCACCTGGCGTGGCGATCGTCGACTGGGTCGATGGGACGGACCCCTACCAGGCGGCTTCTCGCTTGCTGCAGCGGGACGGGCGGTTCGGGCTCTCCGACTCGGCATGGGCGATGCATCTGCTCGGGCTGCAGGCGGCGCTGCCCGATACCCGCTACCGGGCGTTCAGCCAAAGCCTTCCCATGATGCGCGCGGTCAAGGACGCCAACGAGCTCGGCCGCCTCGCGATGGCGGGCGCCGCCGCGGACGCGACGTACGGCGAGATCGTGAAGCTGCGATTCGCCGGTCGACGCGAGACAGAGGTGGCTGCAGACCTGGCCCGGCTGTTGCGGGAGTTCGGGCATGAGCAGGTTGACTTCACGGTCGTCGGCTCGGGGCCCAACGGCGCTAACCCTCATCATGAGGCAGGCGATCGGGTGATTGAGCAGGGTGATGCGGTGGTGCTGGACTTCGGCGGTCTCATGTACGGCTACGGGTCGGATACGACGCGCACGGTGTGCGTCGGCGAGCCGTCGGCGCAGGTGCGGGAGGTCCACGAGGTGGTGAGACGGGCGCAGCAGGCGGCGTTCGAAGCGGTTCGTCCGGGTGTGCCGTGCCAGGAAATCGACCGGGTCGCCAGGGCTGTGATCACCGAGGCAGGGTATGGCGAGCAGTTCATCCACCGCACTGGTCACGGAATCGGTGTGACGACTCACGAGCCGCCGTACATGGTCGAGGGTGAGGAGCAGCGTCTCCGGCCCGGGATGTGCTTCTCAATTGAGCCGGGAATCTACCTCGCCGGACGCTTCGGTGTGCGTATCGAGGACATCGTCACGGTCACCGACAGCGGCGGTGAGCGGTTCAACAACACCGACCACGCCCTCCGGATCGTCGAGTAG
- a CDS encoding PxKF domain-containing protein produces the protein MTRIWKRTGTVTSITLLTTLAVVVSGGIAHADNIQDTIADTGTGITLVAGADTGASAGVRLIGNNSGGDADPGCNIDQGEAPLVLDIVTPAGVTANPDPLSITACGIEFPVTFTASSSALSGNATVSIISGPAGSGSYLNQVLIPITVTQPTPTNTKPSVAVTGVVDGASYEIGAVPDATCAVTDAEDGASSTAAVLSGTLFHGLGALVATCDATDTGGLSADRASATFTIVDTGVPTIEHVLVPAAPNGDNDWYTTDVAVNFSCADTGSGIASCVGDTTLGEGAEQSVTGTATDWAGNMQTDTVTGINVDKTAPAVELVGGPGASYYFGDDSAAPTCDASDALSGLASCVITGGGSTVGNHSYLATATDNAGNTSTATLDYTVLAWTPTGFYSPVDMGSVWNTVKGGSTVPLKFEVFAGTTELTSTSAVDTFRATPVACPGAAAASDAIEFISTGGTSLRYDPTAGKFIQNWSTPKKPGACFTVVMTTDDGSSISANFILK, from the coding sequence ATGACCCGAATCTGGAAGCGGACCGGCACGGTAACCTCCATCACCCTCCTAACCACTCTCGCCGTTGTCGTCAGCGGCGGCATTGCGCACGCGGACAACATTCAAGACACGATCGCGGACACCGGCACTGGCATCACGCTGGTCGCCGGAGCCGACACCGGCGCCAGCGCTGGTGTCCGCCTGATCGGAAACAACTCGGGCGGCGACGCGGATCCTGGGTGCAACATCGATCAGGGCGAAGCGCCACTCGTTCTCGACATCGTGACTCCCGCCGGCGTCACCGCCAACCCCGACCCGCTGTCGATCACCGCGTGCGGCATCGAGTTCCCGGTGACCTTCACTGCCAGCAGCAGCGCCCTGAGCGGCAACGCAACCGTCAGCATCATCTCCGGCCCGGCCGGATCCGGCAGCTACCTCAATCAGGTCCTCATCCCTATCACCGTCACCCAGCCGACGCCCACCAACACGAAGCCATCCGTCGCGGTGACTGGCGTTGTAGACGGCGCAAGCTACGAAATCGGTGCCGTTCCCGACGCGACCTGCGCTGTGACGGATGCCGAAGACGGCGCCAGCTCGACTGCAGCGGTGCTCAGCGGAACCCTGTTTCACGGTCTCGGTGCGCTGGTCGCCACGTGCGACGCCACTGACACCGGCGGGCTTTCGGCCGACAGGGCCTCGGCCACATTCACAATCGTGGACACCGGAGTCCCGACGATCGAGCACGTGCTGGTTCCTGCCGCACCGAACGGTGACAATGACTGGTACACCACCGACGTTGCAGTCAACTTCTCCTGCGCCGACACGGGTTCCGGCATCGCCAGCTGCGTCGGCGACACTACCCTCGGCGAGGGAGCCGAGCAGTCGGTAACCGGTACGGCCACGGACTGGGCCGGCAACATGCAAACAGACACCGTCACCGGCATCAATGTCGATAAGACGGCGCCAGCAGTTGAGCTGGTTGGCGGGCCGGGTGCCAGCTATTACTTCGGAGACGACAGTGCCGCGCCGACCTGCGACGCGTCCGATGCTCTCTCCGGCCTGGCATCCTGCGTGATCACCGGAGGTGGCAGCACCGTCGGCAACCATTCGTACCTCGCAACCGCAACCGACAACGCTGGCAACACGAGCACCGCAACGCTCGACTACACCGTCCTCGCTTGGACCCCGACCGGTTTCTACTCCCCGGTCGACATGGGCTCAGTGTGGAACACCGTGAAGGGAGGCAGCACGGTGCCGCTGAAATTCGAAGTCTTTGCCGGCACCACCGAGCTGACCAGCACGTCAGCGGTGGACACATTCCGGGCTACCCCGGTCGCCTGCCCCGGGGCCGCGGCCGCGTCCGATGCGATCGAATTCATCTCCACCGGCGGCACCAGCCTTCGCTACGACCCCACGGCCGGCAAGTTCATCCAGAACTGGTCGACGCCCAAGAAGCCTGGCGCATGCTTCACCGTGGTTATGACGACCGACGACGGGTCCAGCATCTCCGCCAACTTCATCCTGAAGTAG
- a CDS encoding isoprenylcysteine carboxylmethyltransferase family protein, with protein MAQAASPARAWIGTIVFLLLAPGVVAGLIPWLISGWRWHDWGGAAWVVVPIAWIAIAVGVAFLLHAFALFALHGGTPAPVAPTETLVVTGVYRFVRNPMYLAVLVIILGQALLFGSWWLLLYAAIALAAVVAFVKGYEEPTLTRTYGEQYLDYRRNVPGWWPRLTPWRA; from the coding sequence ATGGCCCAGGCAGCCTCGCCCGCGCGCGCCTGGATTGGGACGATCGTCTTCCTGCTCCTCGCGCCCGGCGTCGTCGCGGGCCTCATCCCCTGGCTCATCTCGGGTTGGCGGTGGCACGATTGGGGCGGCGCGGCCTGGGTCGTCGTGCCAATCGCCTGGATCGCGATCGCTGTCGGGGTGGCCTTCCTCCTGCACGCCTTTGCGCTGTTCGCCCTGCACGGCGGAACGCCCGCTCCGGTTGCTCCGACCGAGACGCTCGTCGTGACGGGGGTCTACCGGTTCGTGCGCAACCCGATGTACCTCGCGGTGCTCGTGATCATCCTCGGCCAGGCGTTGTTGTTCGGCAGCTGGTGGCTCCTGCTCTACGCCGCTATCGCTCTCGCCGCGGTCGTCGCGTTCGTGAAGGGCTACGAGGAGCCGACCCTCACTCGTACCTACGGCGAGCAGTACCTCGACTACCGCCGGAACGTCCCGGGGTGGTGGCCGCGGCTCACGCCGTGGCGGGCGTGA